The genomic segment CTCTTGTTTGCCTAACTGACCGCAATATTGACGACTCACGCCAACTGAATGGTTGCCTTTTTTAGGAATACCGGTGTCATCTACAATCCAGTAATAGTTATTCCCATCTTTCAATGAAGGCGTTGCCCACTGGTAAATTAATGATAATATCGCCTGATCAGACCAATTTGACTTAGCTACGAAATGATGCAAGGATTGATGCTTTGCTTGTACATTATATGGATCATTATGAGCTGCTAGCGGTTCTATACTTTTTCTTTCAATTGACAACATTAGTCCTTTACAATAATCTATAAAACCTGGTGAACGATCTGAATGTCCTAATCCTTTACATAAAAACTCAAGATATTGTTGAAATTCTTCATGTCTTTCCATATTCTTATCCTGCCT from the Spirochaetota bacterium genome contains:
- a CDS encoding transposase yields the protein MERHEEFQQYLEFLCKGLGHSDRSPGFIDYCKGLMLSIERKSIEPLAAHNDPYNVQAKHQSLHHFVAKSNWSDQAILSLIYQWATPSLKDGNNYYWIVDDTGIPKKGNHSVGVSRQYCGQLGKQE